From a region of the Aquipuribacter hungaricus genome:
- a CDS encoding DNA-3-methyladenine glycosylase: protein LGLRLPAAVRARDLARGPARLTRALGITGDDDGTDLLDPASRVRLLPAPEPPAAVASGPRVGVAGEGAATPWRWWETGGATVSAYRAAQPRRRSPRTASPVTADTPPAPTPEGEPPAPGGAP from the coding sequence CTTGGCCTCCGACTTCCCGCTGCCGTGCGGGCGCGCGACCTCGCCCGCGGTCCCGCCCGCCTGACCCGGGCGCTCGGGATCACCGGCGACGACGACGGCACCGACCTGCTCGACCCCGCCTCCCGCGTGCGGCTCCTGCCCGCCCCGGAGCCCCCGGCAGCCGTCGCGTCGGGCCCGCGCGTGGGAGTCGCGGGGGAGGGGGCGGCCACCCCGTGGCGGTGGTGGGAGACGGGGGGCGCGACGGTGTCCGCGTACCGTGCAGCCCAGCCCCGCAGGCGGTCGCCCCGGACCGCCTCGCCCGTCACGGCGGACACCCCGCCGGCCCCGACGCCGGAGGGCGAGCCCCCGGCACCAGGAGGAGCACCGTGA